A region of Candidatus Aegiribacteria sp. DNA encodes the following proteins:
- a CDS encoding efflux RND transporter periplasmic adaptor subunit, whose translation MRRNTVIFLFTLLMLISCGQKEEIAEKLIPVTVIVPEPQVISSTVVAACRLESSSEAIITSMSPGRILEVTVNEGDEVREGEILVELSTDQQYSSAVSASSAQLTAARTLASNAEDDLHRAERLRIDGAISEIEYEMAVSTSAASAATERQAFAGYENARSMAESGKILAPFSGTVTRVWAKEGYVSSGPLVSITDSGVMKSELLIAGRHLQYLAEGLPLVFSTSHYPGELFPGEVISFSSSVDPVSGLVSVMAQYHDDSGRLRSGMTGTATIGLETSENTIVLPLRVLLHEDESLWEVALVRDNAVLIVPVERILKYRQESNPETRLFFLVIIWLPMAHT comes from the coding sequence ATGAGAAGGAATACTGTTATTTTTCTATTTACTCTCCTTATGTTGATATCCTGCGGTCAGAAGGAAGAAATTGCCGAAAAGCTCATTCCCGTTACGGTAATTGTGCCGGAACCGCAGGTGATAAGTTCTACGGTTGTGGCTGCCTGCAGGCTCGAATCAAGCAGCGAGGCGATTATCACTTCGATGAGCCCGGGAAGAATACTGGAAGTTACCGTCAACGAAGGTGATGAAGTTCGGGAGGGAGAAATTCTAGTAGAGCTTTCCACCGATCAGCAGTACAGCAGCGCTGTTTCAGCTTCATCAGCACAGCTTACGGCCGCCAGAACATTGGCGTCGAACGCCGAAGATGACCTTCATAGAGCTGAGAGACTTAGAATTGACGGAGCTATCAGTGAAATCGAATACGAAATGGCTGTGTCCACATCAGCTGCTTCGGCAGCAACAGAAAGACAGGCTTTCGCGGGATACGAAAACGCAAGGAGCATGGCGGAGAGCGGAAAGATACTCGCCCCTTTCAGCGGCACTGTCACCAGGGTCTGGGCAAAGGAAGGGTACGTTTCTTCAGGGCCTCTTGTTTCGATTACGGACAGCGGTGTCATGAAATCTGAACTTCTGATCGCAGGACGTCATCTTCAGTATCTAGCCGAAGGGCTGCCTCTTGTCTTTTCCACTTCGCACTATCCCGGAGAGCTTTTCCCCGGAGAGGTAATATCCTTCTCATCCTCTGTGGATCCGGTATCGGGGCTGGTTTCAGTTATGGCGCAATATCATGATGATTCAGGCAGGCTTCGCTCAGGGATGACAGGTACGGCGACCATCGGGCTTGAAACCTCGGAGAATACGATTGTTCTACCCCTTCGGGTGCTGCTTCATGAAGATGAGTCCTTATGGGAAGTGGCGCTTGTTCGTGACAATGCAGTTTTGATCGTCCCTGTAGAACGGATTTTGAAATATCGGCAGGAGTCGAACCCGGAGACTCGGTTATTTTTCTTGGTCATCATCTGGTTGCCAATGGCTCACACGTAA
- a CDS encoding TetR/AcrR family transcriptional regulator, translating to MSTKDEILNAAEGIFVERGFSGSSMKSIAEKAHVAKSLLYHYFASKRELWDEVIHRRVFDARLPERMIEMVSSILSGGLEAVRTKKNHTTYFEFLRSNPQFVRMLAWLNAEQSMWICPPPEVRNEVVKKLKKLQEKGIFRADVDPRMFVVCFMSICEMWFMSRNRISVWFDEDMSTNEINEKFIDSVGKILIDGMAGKK from the coding sequence ATGAGTACAAAAGATGAAATCCTTAATGCCGCCGAGGGCATTTTCGTAGAAAGAGGATTCTCAGGCTCATCAATGAAGAGCATCGCTGAAAAGGCACATGTGGCAAAAAGCCTTCTTTACCACTACTTCGCATCAAAAAGGGAGCTTTGGGACGAAGTAATTCATAGAAGAGTATTCGATGCCAGACTTCCAGAGAGGATGATAGAGATGGTTTCATCCATTCTATCCGGCGGCCTGGAGGCGGTAAGGACGAAGAAGAATCATACCACGTATTTTGAATTTCTCAGGAGTAACCCCCAGTTCGTAAGGATGCTGGCATGGCTGAACGCCGAACAGTCAATGTGGATATGTCCTCCCCCCGAAGTGAGAAATGAAGTCGTTAAAAAGCTTAAGAAGCTGCAGGAAAAGGGAATATTCAGGGCTGACGTAGACCCCAGAATGTTCGTTGTCTGTTTCATGTCCATCTGCGAGATGTGGTTCATGTCCCGGAACAGGATTTCCGTATGGTTCGACGAAGACATGAGTACGAATGAAATAAACGAGAAATTCATAGACTCGGTCGGAAAAATCCTTATTGATGGAATGGCAGGAAAGAAATGA
- a CDS encoding CCA tRNA nucleotidyltransferase, with translation MFKKLFELFRKNGEELYLVGGYVRDRLLGRETADYDYSTGARPEVTKSILESGGYRAIPIGIEFGTVAAVINDDTGPVEVQITTYRCKESYRKGSRHPEVVFGRNLEEDLVRRDFTINAMAMDENGRIIDPLGGLQDLKDKMIRTPLDPEETFREDPLRMLRAFRFACRLGFSIDDKALEAIEKHHSAIMDISRERWKMEMDSLLTAADGEEVSGVLQLMRETGVLQDLIPQFTSMFSLNGASQGRAHYGDVWEHTLDVVKNTAGNRCLRWAALMHDIGKPFRRTVDEDGNVHFYGHEKAGSDCAVETAERFRFSKKERKCVSFLVKNHMRPVLYSNEWSDRAVRKLAGECGEYLDLLLDLASADIAAHAETYASVGLTRMAELRERLRRLVPDTRRRVLPVDLGKILMKRTGGDTGSFPEIGIILNNLEELVHQGILPEMASSKVYLDYIAEHPESKQEQDS, from the coding sequence TTGTTTAAGAAACTGTTCGAACTGTTCCGCAAAAACGGGGAAGAGCTCTATCTGGTAGGCGGTTACGTAAGGGACCGTCTGCTGGGAAGAGAAACCGCGGATTACGATTATTCCACGGGAGCAAGACCCGAAGTGACGAAGAGTATTCTTGAATCAGGAGGCTACAGGGCGATTCCCATCGGAATAGAATTCGGTACGGTAGCAGCAGTCATAAACGATGATACAGGCCCTGTAGAGGTTCAGATAACCACCTACAGGTGCAAGGAGAGTTATCGGAAAGGATCCCGCCATCCTGAGGTTGTCTTCGGCAGAAATCTTGAGGAAGACCTTGTAAGGAGGGACTTCACGATAAACGCGATGGCTATGGATGAAAATGGCAGAATTATCGATCCCCTGGGGGGACTGCAGGATCTGAAGGACAAAATGATCAGGACTCCACTGGATCCGGAAGAAACCTTCAGGGAAGACCCCCTTCGGATGCTTCGGGCATTCCGCTTCGCCTGCCGCCTGGGGTTCTCAATAGACGATAAAGCCCTTGAGGCAATTGAAAAGCACCACTCAGCGATTATGGACATATCCAGGGAACGCTGGAAGATGGAAATGGATTCACTGCTTACAGCCGCAGATGGTGAAGAGGTTTCCGGAGTTCTGCAGCTTATGAGGGAAACGGGAGTTCTTCAGGATTTAATCCCGCAGTTTACATCGATGTTCTCTTTAAATGGAGCATCTCAGGGCAGGGCTCATTACGGAGATGTCTGGGAGCATACACTGGACGTGGTGAAGAACACTGCCGGTAACCGATGCCTTCGATGGGCAGCCCTTATGCATGACATTGGAAAACCTTTTCGCAGAACGGTTGATGAAGATGGAAATGTACATTTCTACGGCCACGAGAAAGCAGGCTCCGATTGCGCGGTTGAAACGGCCGAGAGGTTCAGATTCTCAAAAAAGGAAAGGAAATGCGTATCTTTCCTGGTGAAGAATCATATGAGGCCTGTTCTTTACTCAAACGAATGGTCCGACAGGGCAGTGAGAAAGCTTGCCGGTGAATGCGGAGAATACCTCGATCTTCTGCTGGATCTTGCTTCAGCGGATATCGCCGCACATGCAGAAACTTACGCTTCCGTCGGGCTCACGAGAATGGCTGAACTGAGGGAAAGACTGCGCAGGCTTGTGCCCGACACCCGAAGGAGGGTGCTTCCCGTGGATCTGGGAAAAATTCTTATGAAAAGAACTGGCGGGGACACGGGATCATTTCCCGAAATCGGAATTATTCTGAACAATCTTGAAGAACTGGTTCATCAGGGAATTCTGCCTGAAATGGCATCTTCAAAAGTCTATCTTGATTACATTGCGGAACATCCTGAATCGAAACAGGAACAGGATAGCTGA
- a CDS encoding YigZ family protein encodes MGRGTTLATPIKGPRTRAGACRFAVGGVRLEPGQDTAKAIEELIRYCRMRKASHVSWACRIVRNDRIDDMKGDGGERGAGNVILDVLRKSSTENVLVAVARWYGGKHLGGLRFRIYRKLTVEMIEQLQSAKTIT; translated from the coding sequence ATAGGAAGGGGAACAACACTGGCAACACCGATTAAAGGTCCGAGAACCAGGGCCGGTGCCTGCAGATTCGCGGTCGGGGGTGTCCGGCTGGAACCGGGGCAGGATACTGCGAAAGCCATTGAAGAGCTGATTCGTTACTGCCGTATGCGTAAAGCCAGCCATGTGAGCTGGGCCTGTCGCATTGTTCGGAATGATAGAATTGACGACATGAAGGGTGACGGAGGCGAGAGAGGCGCCGGGAATGTTATCCTTGATGTACTGCGTAAATCCTCTACCGAGAATGTCCTTGTAGCCGTCGCAAGATGGTACGGAGGAAAACACCTTGGGGGACTGCGTTTCCGTATCTACAGGAAGCTTACGGTGGAGATGATCGAACAACTCCAATCCGCAAAAACCATCACTTAA
- a CDS encoding GNAT family N-acetyltransferase: MIHRKFDPNKDLEACHRIWREVAWIENEEHEKAMDIFLEGCRALVGDINGETEALVVSTPGRVRYLEKDIPLSAVCGVTTSYAGRRRGLAGKLTAELIALDVAEGAEVAGLGMFEQGFYDKLGFGSGPYETVIGFDPASLSLNVNPPPPRRLTKDDWELVHRSRLGRMQVHGNTSLIREETTRAEMQWSKNGFGLGYMDADNELLSHHFWCGSAMGENGPYDIYWMCYGDYFQFLELLGLIKNLGDQVHLVKLNETAAIQIQDLLKTPFRNNRKTEKSKYEATNRSSAYWQIRICNLEKCLEETILHGDPVPFNLKLSDPIEDYLEQDAPWHGISGSYIVTLGPESHGEKGHDRSLPVLEASVGAFSRMWIGARPATGLCVTDDLEGPEKLIRKLDRILRLPSPRIDWEY, translated from the coding sequence ATGATACATAGAAAATTCGATCCGAATAAGGATTTGGAAGCCTGTCACAGAATCTGGCGGGAGGTAGCCTGGATTGAGAACGAGGAGCATGAAAAGGCCATGGATATATTCCTTGAGGGCTGCCGCGCTCTGGTAGGTGACATAAACGGTGAGACGGAAGCCCTTGTTGTCTCAACACCTGGCCGGGTGAGATATCTTGAAAAGGATATTCCCCTTTCTGCAGTATGCGGAGTAACAACAAGTTACGCTGGACGGAGAAGAGGACTTGCCGGGAAGCTTACCGCGGAACTGATAGCCCTTGATGTTGCCGAGGGGGCTGAGGTGGCGGGACTGGGAATGTTCGAACAGGGATTTTATGACAAACTCGGATTCGGATCGGGACCTTACGAAACAGTTATCGGGTTTGATCCTGCTTCTCTGAGCTTAAATGTAAATCCCCCTCCTCCGAGGCGTCTTACGAAGGATGACTGGGAACTGGTGCACAGGTCCAGGCTGGGACGGATGCAAGTTCACGGTAACACCTCCCTCATTCGCGAAGAAACAACGAGAGCCGAGATGCAGTGGAGTAAAAACGGTTTCGGTCTCGGGTACATGGACGCCGACAACGAGCTGCTCTCACATCATTTCTGGTGTGGATCCGCTATGGGTGAAAACGGCCCTTACGATATCTACTGGATGTGCTATGGAGATTACTTTCAGTTCCTGGAGCTTCTCGGGCTTATTAAGAATCTGGGGGATCAGGTCCATCTGGTGAAACTCAACGAAACAGCGGCAATTCAGATACAGGATCTTCTGAAGACTCCTTTCAGAAACAACAGAAAAACCGAGAAATCCAAATACGAAGCCACAAACAGATCATCCGCATACTGGCAGATTCGTATATGCAACCTGGAGAAGTGTCTTGAGGAAACCATACTTCATGGGGATCCCGTACCCTTCAACCTTAAACTGAGTGATCCCATTGAGGATTATCTTGAACAGGACGCTCCGTGGCACGGAATATCCGGCAGCTACATAGTCACACTGGGGCCCGAATCACATGGCGAGAAGGGGCACGACAGATCTCTTCCCGTGCTGGAAGCTTCGGTTGGCGCATTTTCAAGGATGTGGATTGGGGCAAGACCCGCGACAGGGCTTTGCGTAACGGATGATCTGGAAGGGCCGGAAAAGCTGATTCGAAAACTGGACAGGATACTCCGGCTTCCAAGCCCCAGAATTGACTGGGAATATTAA
- a CDS encoding polysaccharide biosynthesis/export family protein: MLILMIILGSISLPFSSQEIQNPESSVLELADRSTYVLGPGDIVTVVVEGGSSQILLSAGVLPWIECTIGGDGYLSVSGIGAVSVNGLTIDEAQQFLQRKASDYFPSIQVVLSLSEPRALRVNVGGMVNQPGTFVLTALGRVSDAVLSAGGISSFGARTGKLFTDDGDTLDVDLNIRPGSVSYVSDPFLTNNAGIIIDICEDPVYILSTDNALQTRELQTGEDFESLMIRIGGVSGNINLLCSKIVRDETPIPVWNQEAGFTDIELAPGDTILLVSFRDSIVVGGAISIPGSVPYNPESTVMDYIVTAGGRLSTASNSIAVYRNGRETEFEGNVEHAHLLPGDIVNVKYNWFNRNAAMISLLTSTISIGITIYAINN; encoded by the coding sequence ATGCTGATATTGATGATAATTCTGGGAAGTATCTCTCTCCCGTTTTCATCACAGGAAATTCAGAATCCGGAATCGTCCGTTCTTGAACTGGCGGACAGGAGTACTTACGTACTTGGCCCAGGAGACATTGTGACTGTTGTGGTTGAAGGCGGGTCCAGCCAGATTTTATTGAGTGCGGGTGTTTTACCCTGGATAGAATGTACCATAGGGGGAGACGGTTATCTATCAGTGTCGGGAATCGGAGCTGTCAGTGTGAACGGACTGACAATTGATGAAGCTCAACAGTTTCTTCAGAGAAAGGCATCGGATTACTTCCCCTCAATTCAAGTCGTGCTTTCCCTTTCTGAGCCCAGGGCGTTGAGGGTCAACGTCGGTGGTATGGTGAATCAACCGGGTACATTTGTACTAACGGCACTGGGCAGAGTATCTGACGCTGTTTTAAGTGCAGGGGGGATATCATCTTTCGGGGCCCGCACCGGAAAACTTTTTACGGATGACGGAGATACGCTTGATGTGGATCTGAATATCCGCCCCGGAAGCGTATCTTACGTTTCTGATCCGTTTCTAACCAACAACGCCGGTATTATCATTGATATTTGCGAAGACCCTGTCTACATTTTAAGTACTGATAATGCGCTGCAAACCCGTGAACTGCAGACAGGGGAGGATTTCGAATCCCTGATGATCAGAATCGGTGGGGTGTCGGGCAATATTAACCTCCTCTGCAGCAAAATAGTCAGGGATGAAACTCCCATTCCTGTGTGGAATCAGGAAGCGGGTTTTACCGATATAGAGCTTGCTCCCGGAGACACTATTTTGCTTGTTTCATTCAGAGACTCAATCGTAGTTGGAGGCGCGATCAGTATTCCCGGATCTGTACCCTACAATCCTGAAAGCACGGTTATGGATTATATTGTTACGGCAGGCGGTCGTTTGAGTACAGCCAGCAACAGTATTGCAGTTTATAGGAACGGTCGGGAAACCGAGTTTGAAGGAAACGTTGAACACGCTCACCTTCTGCCCGGAGATATTGTGAATGTCAAATACAACTGGTTCAACAGAAATGCGGCGATGATTTCACTGTTAACGTCGACAATTTCAATTGGTATAACAATTTATGCAATCAATAACTAG
- a CDS encoding SDR family oxidoreductase, protein MRILVTGGAGFIGSHLCERLLTDGHEVLAMDNLLTGTTDNIAHLAGREDFSFIHHDVTNYIFLHGRLDFIFHLASPASPADYLAFPIQTLKVGSLGTHKTLGLALAKEAGFVLASTSEIYGDPLVHPQPEDYWGNVNPVGPRGVYDEAKRFAEAITFAYRRYHGLNTKIARIFNTYGPRMRANDGRVVPAFISQALSDRNLTIFGDGNQTRSFCYVSDTVDGLVRLMESDFSGPVNIGNPDEMTISDFSEFVLGKIDSRSSIIHRELPEDDPKVRKPNISLAMEKLGWKPTVGLEEGMEITIEYFKEKLRVLQ, encoded by the coding sequence ATGAGAATTCTTGTAACCGGTGGCGCTGGTTTTATCGGTAGCCATCTTTGTGAAAGGCTTCTTACGGATGGGCACGAAGTCCTGGCTATGGACAATCTGCTTACCGGAACAACAGACAATATTGCGCATTTGGCCGGCAGGGAAGATTTTTCCTTCATCCATCATGATGTAACGAACTACATTTTTTTACACGGAAGACTTGATTTCATCTTCCATCTCGCTTCTCCGGCAAGCCCCGCGGATTATCTCGCTTTCCCTATCCAGACCCTGAAAGTTGGTTCACTGGGTACCCATAAAACCCTTGGACTGGCACTTGCAAAGGAAGCCGGTTTCGTTCTTGCGTCGACAAGCGAGATATACGGAGACCCTCTTGTTCATCCCCAGCCAGAGGATTACTGGGGCAACGTGAACCCGGTTGGCCCCAGGGGTGTTTACGATGAAGCAAAAAGATTTGCTGAAGCCATTACCTTCGCATACCGAAGGTATCACGGTTTGAACACGAAAATTGCCCGCATTTTCAATACGTACGGCCCAAGAATGAGAGCGAACGACGGAAGGGTAGTTCCCGCTTTTATTTCACAGGCACTTTCCGACAGGAACCTTACGATTTTCGGCGATGGTAACCAGACACGGAGTTTCTGTTATGTTTCGGATACGGTGGATGGTCTTGTGCGTTTAATGGAGTCGGATTTTTCAGGTCCGGTCAACATCGGTAACCCCGATGAAATGACGATTTCGGATTTCTCGGAATTCGTACTTGGAAAAATTGATTCGCGAAGCTCTATAATCCACAGGGAATTGCCCGAGGATGATCCGAAAGTAAGAAAACCGAATATTTCTCTGGCCATGGAGAAACTGGGGTGGAAGCCAACTGTTGGCTTGGAGGAAGGTATGGAAATAACCATCGAGTATTTCAAAGAAAAACTGAGGGTATTGCAGTGA
- the rfbB gene encoding dTDP-glucose 4,6-dehydratase, translating to MKLLVTGGAGFIGSNFTRLALGTRPDWEVTVLDKLTYAGRRENLKDLESDPRFEFIRGDICNEKAVLSAMEGCDVVVNFAAETHVDRSIDDSASFVRTDIEGVRVLLEVFRREDRHLFLQISTDEVYGSVENGRSIETDQLAPRSPYAASKAGGELLAMSYWTTYGVPVTVTRASNNYGPFQYPEKLIPLFVTNAMNGEFLPVYGDGLNRRDWLFVDDHCNALLEVIEKSEPGRIYNIGAGQEHTNREVTSSILEETGADRGLVRYIEDRPGHDRRYALNVDLIEREIGWKAETDFDEGIRKTVAWYIENRAWWQSIKSGEFREYYRSMYTERLNNSRENA from the coding sequence ATGAAATTACTGGTTACGGGTGGAGCCGGCTTTATAGGGAGCAACTTCACCAGATTGGCACTTGGCACCAGGCCTGACTGGGAAGTAACCGTTCTTGATAAACTGACTTACGCAGGCAGAAGAGAAAATCTGAAAGACCTCGAAAGCGATCCCCGGTTCGAATTTATCCGTGGAGACATCTGCAATGAAAAGGCAGTCTTAAGTGCGATGGAAGGGTGCGACGTGGTGGTTAATTTTGCCGCGGAAACCCATGTTGACAGATCCATTGATGATTCCGCCTCATTCGTCAGAACTGATATAGAAGGAGTAAGAGTTCTTCTTGAAGTCTTCCGAAGAGAAGACAGACATCTCTTCCTGCAGATTTCAACAGATGAGGTGTACGGGAGTGTGGAAAACGGCAGATCCATTGAGACTGACCAGCTTGCTCCCAGAAGCCCGTACGCCGCATCCAAGGCAGGAGGTGAGCTTCTGGCGATGAGTTACTGGACCACGTACGGTGTTCCGGTAACCGTAACCAGAGCTTCCAACAATTACGGACCCTTCCAGTATCCTGAGAAGCTGATCCCGCTGTTCGTAACCAATGCTATGAACGGCGAATTTCTTCCTGTTTACGGAGACGGCCTTAACAGAAGGGACTGGTTGTTCGTCGATGACCACTGCAATGCGCTGCTCGAGGTTATTGAGAAATCTGAGCCGGGCAGGATATACAATATTGGTGCCGGGCAGGAACACACAAACAGGGAGGTTACCTCTTCCATTCTGGAGGAGACCGGTGCCGACAGAGGCCTTGTAAGATATATTGAAGATCGTCCCGGTCATGACAGGCGGTACGCGCTGAATGTGGATCTTATCGAACGTGAGATTGGCTGGAAGGCTGAAACAGATTTTGATGAAGGTATCAGAAAGACCGTGGCCTGGTATATTGAAAACCGCGCATGGTGGCAGAGTATAAAGTCCGGTGAATTCAGAGAGTATTACCGGTCCATGTATACAGAAAGATTAAACAACTCCAGGGAGAATGCATGA
- a CDS encoding NTP transferase domain-containing protein, whose amino-acid sequence MKGVVLAGGLGTRLRPLTSITNKHLLPVYDQPMIFYPLQKLAEAGIKDVMLVTGGNSAGDFLRLLGDGSEFGLNTLNYAYQVNEGGIAEAIGLTRTFVGEDKFVVILGDNILEDSLAEKVAAFENQKDGARILLKRVDNPSDYGVAELEGTRVISIEEKPGKPRSSYAVIGVYMFDNFAFEIIDSLEPSARGELEVTDINNAYLKENKLHADIIDGWWADSGCSIEGLLQAGIMARNLRKGQTV is encoded by the coding sequence ATGAAAGGTGTAGTGCTGGCCGGCGGGCTTGGTACGCGGCTTCGCCCTTTGACAAGTATAACAAATAAACACCTCCTGCCGGTTTACGATCAACCGATGATCTTCTATCCTCTGCAGAAACTCGCTGAAGCCGGGATAAAGGATGTTATGCTGGTTACAGGAGGAAACAGCGCCGGTGATTTTCTTAGACTGCTGGGGGATGGATCCGAATTCGGCCTGAATACACTTAACTACGCCTATCAGGTAAATGAGGGGGGAATTGCCGAAGCAATAGGCCTTACAAGAACCTTTGTGGGAGAGGATAAATTCGTTGTGATCCTGGGTGACAACATTCTCGAAGATTCTCTTGCTGAAAAAGTAGCTGCCTTTGAAAACCAGAAAGACGGCGCGCGAATTCTTCTTAAAAGAGTTGACAATCCCAGTGATTACGGAGTCGCGGAGCTGGAAGGTACAAGAGTTATCTCGATCGAGGAAAAACCCGGGAAACCAAGAAGCAGTTACGCGGTGATAGGTGTTTATATGTTCGATAATTTCGCTTTTGAGATTATCGACAGTCTTGAACCATCCGCAAGGGGTGAACTTGAGGTTACCGATATCAACAATGCGTATTTGAAGGAAAATAAGCTCCATGCTGATATAATTGATGGATGGTGGGCAGATTCAGGGTGCAGTATTGAAGGCCTGCTGCAGGCGGGAATCATGGCAAGAAACCTTCGAAAGGGACAAACCGTATGA